A part of Oncorhynchus nerka isolate Pitt River unplaced genomic scaffold, Oner_Uvic_2.0 unplaced_scaffold_8301, whole genome shotgun sequence genomic DNA contains:
- the LOC135566009 gene encoding fucolectin-like: MLNGVATQSSLYENRDASDAIDGKRNTHYESCTHTLKDRNPWWRVDLLNVYRITDVTLTNRGDCCPERLDGAEIRIGNSLENSGINNPRCAVISHIPAGESHTFQCNEMEGRYVVVVIPGRSEWLTLCELEVHGIPAVSHVYQTWSTTQRKSSQLDTTMGNIGINMDQHSCGSLATL; encoded by the exons ATGTTGAATGGAGTGGCCACTCAGTCATCACTGTATGAAAATCGCGATGCTTCCGATGCCATCGATgggaaaagaaacacacactatGAATCCTGCACCCACACTCTGAAAGACAGAAACCCGTGGTGGAGAGTGGACCTGCTGAATGTGTACAGAATAACAGATGTCACCCTCACCAACAGAGGAGACTGCTGTCCTGAGAGGCTTGATGGTGCTGAGATCCGCATCGGTAACTCATTGGAGAACAGCGGCATCAACAACCCCAG ATGTGCCGTCATCTCCCACATCCCAGCAGGAGAGTCCCACACCTTCCAGTGCAATGAGATGGAGGGTCGCTACGTTGTTGTGGTCATCCCTGGCAGGTCGGAATGGCTCACTCTGTGTGAGTTGGAAGTTCATGGTATTCCTGCAG tttcccatgtgtatcaaacatggtccaccacccaaaggaaatccagccaacttgacacaactatgggaaacATTGGCATCAACATGGATCAGCATTCCTGTGGATCGCTTgcaaccttgtag